The Carassius gibelio isolate Cgi1373 ecotype wild population from Czech Republic chromosome B12, carGib1.2-hapl.c, whole genome shotgun sequence genome has a segment encoding these proteins:
- the LOC127968874 gene encoding neuronal pentraxin-2-like, which produces MLHLLAALICIYALTCVKVVYGQNDKGERFLCTAVPIDKDTSCPVKSLPVQSASVQEEELRNTVMQLRETILQQKETIVIQLGTIKELTSKLSRCESDSEAFRKMNKDTMDDVPKDPNDTIDVLGKTMQTLKDRLENLEQQQMRANISGASFPNELRNLLQRRLEDLENQLLKKVNELEEEKSQLYNESVAHRQRTDSTLNSLMNRISELEKGGAGFKSPENFKISLPLRTNYLFGQVKKSLPEMYAFTICMWLKSGSSPGIGTPFSYGVPGQANEIVLIEWGHNPIELLINDKVAQLPLSLSDGRWHHICITWTTRDGLWEAYQDGQRLGSGENLAPWHPIKQGGVLILGQEQDVVGGRFDATQAFVGELSHFNIWDRVLRSTDIIAMSNCSSYTPGNVVAWTDSNIEVFGGASKWPLELCEDRLFDN; this is translated from the exons ATGCTTCATCTGCTCGCCGCACTCATATGCATCTATGCACTGACTTGTGTAAAAGTTGTCTATGGACAGAATGACAAAGGTGAGCGCTTTCTATGTACCGCAGTCCCCATTGACAAGGATACAAGTTGCCCCGTGAAGTCTCTGCCTGTTCAAAGCGCATCGGTCCAGGAGGAGGAACTGAGAAACACCGTCATGCAACTTCGCGAGACCATCTTACAACAGAAGGAGACAATTGTCATTCAGTTGGGAACGATTAAAGAGTTGACGTCTAAATTGTCACGATGTGAGTCTGACTCTGAAGCATTTAGGAAAATGAATAAGGACACAATGGATGATGTGCCTAAAGATCCAAATGACACCATTGACGTTCTTGGAAAAACCATGCAGACTCTGAAAGATCGACTGGAAAATCTAGAG CAACAGCAAATGCGAGCCAATATCTCCGGTGCCTCCTTTCCTAACGAACTGAGAAATTTACTTCAGCGTAGACTGGAGGACTTGGAAAATCAACTGCTCAAGAAGGTCAATGAGCTTGAGGAAGAGAAGTCCCAGTTATATAATGAGAGCGTCGCTCATCGCCAGCGCACTGACAGTACTCTCAACTCTCTCATGAACAGgatctctgaactggagaaag GAGGAGCTGGATTTAAATCACCAGAGAATTTCAAGATCTCTCTTCCACTTCGCACAAATTACCTTTTCGGACAAGTAAAGAAAAGCCTGCCAGAAATGTACGCCTTCACTATCTGCATGTGGCTCAAGTCAGGTTCGAGCCCCGGCATTGGAACCCCATTTTCCTATGGAGTGCCTGGCCAGGCAAATGAGATTGTACTGATCGAATGGGGCCATAACCCTATAGAACTGCTCATCAATGACAAG GTGGCACAACTACCTCTATCATTGAGCGATGGGAGGTGGCACCATATCTGCATCACTTGGACAACCAGGGATGGGCTTTGGGAAGCCTACCAGGATGGCCAAAGATTGGGATCAGGAGAAAATCTGGCCCCCTGGCATCCTATCAAGCAGGGAGGAGTCCTCATCCTGGGCCAAGAGCAG GATGTAGTAGGGGGGCGCTTTGATGCAACCCAGGCATTTGTGGGGGAACTGAGCCACTTCAACATCTGGGATCGGGTCCTGCGCTCCACGGATATCATTGCCATGTCAAACTGCTCATCCTACACACCTGGGAATGTGGTGGCTTGGACTGACAGTAACATTGAGGTGTTTGGTGGAGCCTCAAAGTGGCCACTGGAGCTATGTGAAGATCGGCTATTTGACAATTAA